Proteins from a genomic interval of Salmo trutta chromosome 39, fSalTru1.1, whole genome shotgun sequence:
- the LOC115179450 gene encoding POU domain, class 2, transcription factor 1 isoform X2, with the protein MLLFHFAKEKHVITTLCHGLFVVMLLSLLMPDSIINLSVSSKSNMENGDIVKGVLTNGRDSQKQTVMSLTNAQSQALLQQLTLSPAQQQLFLQQAQAQLLAAAVQQHSASQTQNSSTTGAAISASAATPITTQLPLSQPIHITPLQQQGLQQFVLVQPGHSMATQLQPQFFISQTPQGQPSMFQYHNLLQAQNLLTQLPQSQANLLQTPTITMAPQAAAPTRTITATPGQLLIHSQTPPPKGLGTPTLEDASDLEELEIFSKAFKQRRIRLGFTQGDVGLAMGKLYGNDFSQTTISRFEALNLSFKNMCKLKPLLEKWLNDAENVSSESSPSLSPLGSGHGSPSLASDLNSRRRKKRTSIDTNIRVALEKSFLQQNQKPSSDEISLIADQLNMEKEVIRVWFCNRRQKEKRINPPSSSAFQKSIFSSPTTASLVNTVPQTTVTVTPSLPVTSFSLTDRTLASATGNTASVISSTPTVPSMSLTPSSSVTTMSQPAVTMTQAGQMLYSNGGGLAAMAAAAAGISPSLMPSSQFNTGGALLNLTTAGFGGALATIQALASSGSFPITTLDGNGNLLFANTSMPGSAPSMVNTPLFLNPQSLSLLGSNPVSFIPASALSLQLTAGTNTITTATTPVNTIVRASKAQ; encoded by the exons ACTCGATAATCAACCTGTCAGTATCCAGTAAAAGCAACATGGAGAACGGGGACATAGTCAAAG GCGTGCTGACCAATGGCCGGGACTCTCAGAAGCAGACTGTCATGTCCCTCACCAATGCACAGTCACAGGCTCTGCTgcaacag tTGACCTTGTCTCCAGCGCAGCAGCAGCTGTTTCTCCAGCAGGCTCAGGCCCAGCTCCTTGCAGCAGCCGTTCAGCAGCACTCCGCCAGCCAGACCCAGAACAGCAGCACCACGGGGGCCGCCATCTCTGCCTCCGCAGCCACCCCCATCACCACCCAACTCCCACTGTCCCAGCCTATACACATCACTCCT ctCCAGCAGCAGGGCCTGCAGCAGTTTGTGTTGGTCCAGCCAGGTCATTCCATGGCCACCCAGCTTCAGCCTCAGTTCTTCATCTCCCAGACTCCACAGGGACAGCCCAGTATGTTTCAGTATCATA ATCTCCTGCAAGCCCAAAATCTTCTCACTCAACTACCTCAGAGCCAAGCCAACCTCCTACAGACTCCAACTATCACAATGGCTCCACAG GCGGCCGCTCCCACGCGGACCATAACTGCCACCCCCGGCCAGCTCCTCATCCACAGCCAGACCCCGCCCCCTAAGGGTCTGGGCACGCCCACTCTGGAGGACGCCAGTGATCTGGAAGAGCTGGAGATTTTCTCCAAGGCCTTCAAACAGAGGAGGATCAGACTGGGCTTCACACAG gGTGACGTGGGGCTGGCCATGGGGAAGCTGTATGGTAATGACTTCAGCCAGACCACCATCTCCCGCTTTGAAGCACTCAACCTGAGCTTCAAGAACATGTGCAAGCTGAAACCGCTGCTGGAGAAGTGGCTCAACGACGCAG AGAATGTGAGCTCAGagtccagccccagcctcagtcccCTGGGCTCTGGTCACGGGTCACCCAGCCTGGCGTCTGACCTCAATAGCCGGCGCCGCAAGAAGAGGACCAGCATCGACACCAATATCCGCGTGGCCCTGGAGAAGAGCTTCCTCCAG CAAAACCAGAAGCCGTCGTCAGACGAGATCTCCCTGATAGCAGACCAGCTgaacatggagaaggaggtgatCCGGGTGTGGTTCTGTAACCGCCGGCAGAAGGAGAAGAGGATCAATCCTCCCAGCAGCTCAGCTTTCCAGAAGTCCATCTTCTCGTCCCCTACTACTGCCAGCCTGGTGAACACTGTACCCCAGACCACTGTGACCGTCACCCCCTCTCTGCCTGTCACCAGCTTCAGCCTCACAG ACAGGACCCTAGCGTCAGCCACCGGCAACACAGCATCCGTCATCTCCAGCACCCCTACAGTCCCCTCTATGTCCCTCACACCCTCCTCCTCCGTGACAACCATGTCACAGCCAGCCGTTACCATGACGCAGGCGGGGCAGATGCTCTACAGCAACGGCGGCGGTCTGGCTGCAATGGCGGCTGCAGCGGCGGGAATCAGCCCGAGTCTCATGCCCTCATCGCAGTTCAACACAGG GGGGGCCTTACTGAACCTAACCACTGCAGGTTTTGGAGGAGCGCTCGCCACCATCCAAG CTCTGGCCTCCAGCGGGTCCTTccccatcaccaccctggacgggaACGGGAACCTGCTATTTGCCAACACCAGCATGCCTGGCTCCGCCCCCAGCATGGTGAACACGCCCCTCTTCCTGAACCCCCAGAGCCTGTCCTTATTGGGTAGTAACCCTGTCAGCTTCATCCCTGCCAGTGCCCTCAGCCTGCAACTCACCGCTGGCACCAATACTATCACCACGGCAACCACACCAGTCAACACCATCGTCAGAGCCTCTAAGGCCCAATGA
- the LOC115179450 gene encoding POU domain, class 2, transcription factor 1 isoform X6, with protein sequence MLLFHFAKEKHVITTLCHGLFVVMLLSLLMPDSIINLSVSSKSNMENGDIVKGVLTNGRDSQKQTVMSLTNAQSQALLQQLTLSPAQQQLFLQQAQAQLLAAAVQQHSASQTQNSSTTGAAISASAATPITTQLPLSQPIHITPLQQQGLQQFVLVQPGHSMATQLQPQFFISQTPQGQPNLLQAQNLLTQLPQSQANLLQTPTITMAPQAAAPTRTITATPGQLLIHSQTPPPKGLGTPTLEDASDLEELEIFSKAFKQRRIRLGFTQGDVGLAMGKLYGNDFSQTTISRFEALNLSFKNMCKLKPLLEKWLNDAENVSSESSPSLSPLGSGHGSPSLASDLNSRRRKKRTSIDTNIRVALEKSFLQQNQKPSSDEISLIADQLNMEKEVIRVWFCNRRQKEKRINPPSSSAFQKSIFSSPTTASLVNTVPQTTVTVTPSLPVTSFSLTDRTLASATGNTASVISSTPTVPSMSLTPSSSVTTMSQPAVTMTQAGQMLYSNGGGLAAMAAAAAGISPSLMPSSQFNTGGALLNLTTAGFGGALATIQALASSGSFPITTLDGNGNLLFANTSMPGSAPSMVNTPLFLNPQSLSLLGSNPVSFIPASALSLQLTAGTNTITTATTPVNTIVRASKAQ encoded by the exons ACTCGATAATCAACCTGTCAGTATCCAGTAAAAGCAACATGGAGAACGGGGACATAGTCAAAG GCGTGCTGACCAATGGCCGGGACTCTCAGAAGCAGACTGTCATGTCCCTCACCAATGCACAGTCACAGGCTCTGCTgcaacag tTGACCTTGTCTCCAGCGCAGCAGCAGCTGTTTCTCCAGCAGGCTCAGGCCCAGCTCCTTGCAGCAGCCGTTCAGCAGCACTCCGCCAGCCAGACCCAGAACAGCAGCACCACGGGGGCCGCCATCTCTGCCTCCGCAGCCACCCCCATCACCACCCAACTCCCACTGTCCCAGCCTATACACATCACTCCT ctCCAGCAGCAGGGCCTGCAGCAGTTTGTGTTGGTCCAGCCAGGTCATTCCATGGCCACCCAGCTTCAGCCTCAGTTCTTCATCTCCCAGACTCCACAGGGACAGCCCA ATCTCCTGCAAGCCCAAAATCTTCTCACTCAACTACCTCAGAGCCAAGCCAACCTCCTACAGACTCCAACTATCACAATGGCTCCACAG GCGGCCGCTCCCACGCGGACCATAACTGCCACCCCCGGCCAGCTCCTCATCCACAGCCAGACCCCGCCCCCTAAGGGTCTGGGCACGCCCACTCTGGAGGACGCCAGTGATCTGGAAGAGCTGGAGATTTTCTCCAAGGCCTTCAAACAGAGGAGGATCAGACTGGGCTTCACACAG gGTGACGTGGGGCTGGCCATGGGGAAGCTGTATGGTAATGACTTCAGCCAGACCACCATCTCCCGCTTTGAAGCACTCAACCTGAGCTTCAAGAACATGTGCAAGCTGAAACCGCTGCTGGAGAAGTGGCTCAACGACGCAG AGAATGTGAGCTCAGagtccagccccagcctcagtcccCTGGGCTCTGGTCACGGGTCACCCAGCCTGGCGTCTGACCTCAATAGCCGGCGCCGCAAGAAGAGGACCAGCATCGACACCAATATCCGCGTGGCCCTGGAGAAGAGCTTCCTCCAG CAAAACCAGAAGCCGTCGTCAGACGAGATCTCCCTGATAGCAGACCAGCTgaacatggagaaggaggtgatCCGGGTGTGGTTCTGTAACCGCCGGCAGAAGGAGAAGAGGATCAATCCTCCCAGCAGCTCAGCTTTCCAGAAGTCCATCTTCTCGTCCCCTACTACTGCCAGCCTGGTGAACACTGTACCCCAGACCACTGTGACCGTCACCCCCTCTCTGCCTGTCACCAGCTTCAGCCTCACAG ACAGGACCCTAGCGTCAGCCACCGGCAACACAGCATCCGTCATCTCCAGCACCCCTACAGTCCCCTCTATGTCCCTCACACCCTCCTCCTCCGTGACAACCATGTCACAGCCAGCCGTTACCATGACGCAGGCGGGGCAGATGCTCTACAGCAACGGCGGCGGTCTGGCTGCAATGGCGGCTGCAGCGGCGGGAATCAGCCCGAGTCTCATGCCCTCATCGCAGTTCAACACAGG GGGGGCCTTACTGAACCTAACCACTGCAGGTTTTGGAGGAGCGCTCGCCACCATCCAAG CTCTGGCCTCCAGCGGGTCCTTccccatcaccaccctggacgggaACGGGAACCTGCTATTTGCCAACACCAGCATGCCTGGCTCCGCCCCCAGCATGGTGAACACGCCCCTCTTCCTGAACCCCCAGAGCCTGTCCTTATTGGGTAGTAACCCTGTCAGCTTCATCCCTGCCAGTGCCCTCAGCCTGCAACTCACCGCTGGCACCAATACTATCACCACGGCAACCACACCAGTCAACACCATCGTCAGAGCCTCTAAGGCCCAATGA
- the LOC115179450 gene encoding POU domain, class 2, transcription factor 1 isoform X1, protein MLLFHFAKEKHVITTLCHGLFVVMLLSLLMPDSIINLSVSSKSNMENGDIVKGVLTNGRDSQKQTVMSLTNAQSQALLQQLTLSPAQQQLFLQQAQAQLLAAAVQQHSASQTQNSSTTGAAISASAATPITTQLPLSQPIHITPLQQQGLQQFVLVQPGHSMATQLQPQFFISQTPQGQPSMFQYHNLLQAQNLLTQLPQSQANLLQTPTITMAPQAAAPTRTITATPGQLLIHSQTPPPKGLGTPTLEDASDLEELEIFSKAFKQRRIRLGFTQGDVGLAMGKLYGNDFSQTTISRFEALNLSFKNMCKLKPLLEKWLNDAENVSSESSPSLSPLGSGHGSPSLASDLNSRRRKKRTSIDTNIRVALEKSFLQQNQKPSSDEISLIADQLNMEKEVIRVWFCNRRQKEKRINPPSSSAFQKSIFSSPTTASLVNTVPQTTVTVTPSLPVTSFSLTDRTLASATGNTASVISSTPTVPSMSLTPSSSVTTMSQPAVTMTQAGQMLYSNGGGLAAMAAAAAGISPSLMPSSQFNTGGALLNLTTAGFGGALATIQGVLSALASSGSFPITTLDGNGNLLFANTSMPGSAPSMVNTPLFLNPQSLSLLGSNPVSFIPASALSLQLTAGTNTITTATTPVNTIVRASKAQ, encoded by the exons ACTCGATAATCAACCTGTCAGTATCCAGTAAAAGCAACATGGAGAACGGGGACATAGTCAAAG GCGTGCTGACCAATGGCCGGGACTCTCAGAAGCAGACTGTCATGTCCCTCACCAATGCACAGTCACAGGCTCTGCTgcaacag tTGACCTTGTCTCCAGCGCAGCAGCAGCTGTTTCTCCAGCAGGCTCAGGCCCAGCTCCTTGCAGCAGCCGTTCAGCAGCACTCCGCCAGCCAGACCCAGAACAGCAGCACCACGGGGGCCGCCATCTCTGCCTCCGCAGCCACCCCCATCACCACCCAACTCCCACTGTCCCAGCCTATACACATCACTCCT ctCCAGCAGCAGGGCCTGCAGCAGTTTGTGTTGGTCCAGCCAGGTCATTCCATGGCCACCCAGCTTCAGCCTCAGTTCTTCATCTCCCAGACTCCACAGGGACAGCCCAGTATGTTTCAGTATCATA ATCTCCTGCAAGCCCAAAATCTTCTCACTCAACTACCTCAGAGCCAAGCCAACCTCCTACAGACTCCAACTATCACAATGGCTCCACAG GCGGCCGCTCCCACGCGGACCATAACTGCCACCCCCGGCCAGCTCCTCATCCACAGCCAGACCCCGCCCCCTAAGGGTCTGGGCACGCCCACTCTGGAGGACGCCAGTGATCTGGAAGAGCTGGAGATTTTCTCCAAGGCCTTCAAACAGAGGAGGATCAGACTGGGCTTCACACAG gGTGACGTGGGGCTGGCCATGGGGAAGCTGTATGGTAATGACTTCAGCCAGACCACCATCTCCCGCTTTGAAGCACTCAACCTGAGCTTCAAGAACATGTGCAAGCTGAAACCGCTGCTGGAGAAGTGGCTCAACGACGCAG AGAATGTGAGCTCAGagtccagccccagcctcagtcccCTGGGCTCTGGTCACGGGTCACCCAGCCTGGCGTCTGACCTCAATAGCCGGCGCCGCAAGAAGAGGACCAGCATCGACACCAATATCCGCGTGGCCCTGGAGAAGAGCTTCCTCCAG CAAAACCAGAAGCCGTCGTCAGACGAGATCTCCCTGATAGCAGACCAGCTgaacatggagaaggaggtgatCCGGGTGTGGTTCTGTAACCGCCGGCAGAAGGAGAAGAGGATCAATCCTCCCAGCAGCTCAGCTTTCCAGAAGTCCATCTTCTCGTCCCCTACTACTGCCAGCCTGGTGAACACTGTACCCCAGACCACTGTGACCGTCACCCCCTCTCTGCCTGTCACCAGCTTCAGCCTCACAG ACAGGACCCTAGCGTCAGCCACCGGCAACACAGCATCCGTCATCTCCAGCACCCCTACAGTCCCCTCTATGTCCCTCACACCCTCCTCCTCCGTGACAACCATGTCACAGCCAGCCGTTACCATGACGCAGGCGGGGCAGATGCTCTACAGCAACGGCGGCGGTCTGGCTGCAATGGCGGCTGCAGCGGCGGGAATCAGCCCGAGTCTCATGCCCTCATCGCAGTTCAACACAGG GGGGGCCTTACTGAACCTAACCACTGCAGGTTTTGGAGGAGCGCTCGCCACCATCCAAGGTGTGTTGAGTG CTCTGGCCTCCAGCGGGTCCTTccccatcaccaccctggacgggaACGGGAACCTGCTATTTGCCAACACCAGCATGCCTGGCTCCGCCCCCAGCATGGTGAACACGCCCCTCTTCCTGAACCCCCAGAGCCTGTCCTTATTGGGTAGTAACCCTGTCAGCTTCATCCCTGCCAGTGCCCTCAGCCTGCAACTCACCGCTGGCACCAATACTATCACCACGGCAACCACACCAGTCAACACCATCGTCAGAGCCTCTAAGGCCCAATGA
- the LOC115179450 gene encoding POU domain, class 2, transcription factor 1 isoform X3 has protein sequence MLLFHFAKEKHVITTLCHGLFVVMLLSLLMPDSIINLSVSSKSNMENGDIVKGVLTNGRDSQKQTVMSLTNAQSQALLQQLTLSPAQQQLFLQQAQAQLLAAAVQQHSASQTQNSSTTGAAISASAATPITTQLPLSQPIHITPLQQQGLQQFVLVQPGHSMATQLQPQFFISQTPQGQPNLLQAQNLLTQLPQSQANLLQTPTITMAPQAAAPTRTITATPGQLLIHSQTPPPKGLGTPTLEDASDLEELEIFSKAFKQRRIRLGFTQGDVGLAMGKLYGNDFSQTTISRFEALNLSFKNMCKLKPLLEKWLNDAENVSSESSPSLSPLGSGHGSPSLASDLNSRRRKKRTSIDTNIRVALEKSFLQQNQKPSSDEISLIADQLNMEKEVIRVWFCNRRQKEKRINPPSSSAFQKSIFSSPTTASLVNTVPQTTVTVTPSLPVTSFSLTDRTLASATGNTASVISSTPTVPSMSLTPSSSVTTMSQPAVTMTQAGQMLYSNGGGLAAMAAAAAGISPSLMPSSQFNTGGALLNLTTAGFGGALATIQGVLSALASSGSFPITTLDGNGNLLFANTSMPGSAPSMVNTPLFLNPQSLSLLGSNPVSFIPASALSLQLTAGTNTITTATTPVNTIVRASKAQ, from the exons ACTCGATAATCAACCTGTCAGTATCCAGTAAAAGCAACATGGAGAACGGGGACATAGTCAAAG GCGTGCTGACCAATGGCCGGGACTCTCAGAAGCAGACTGTCATGTCCCTCACCAATGCACAGTCACAGGCTCTGCTgcaacag tTGACCTTGTCTCCAGCGCAGCAGCAGCTGTTTCTCCAGCAGGCTCAGGCCCAGCTCCTTGCAGCAGCCGTTCAGCAGCACTCCGCCAGCCAGACCCAGAACAGCAGCACCACGGGGGCCGCCATCTCTGCCTCCGCAGCCACCCCCATCACCACCCAACTCCCACTGTCCCAGCCTATACACATCACTCCT ctCCAGCAGCAGGGCCTGCAGCAGTTTGTGTTGGTCCAGCCAGGTCATTCCATGGCCACCCAGCTTCAGCCTCAGTTCTTCATCTCCCAGACTCCACAGGGACAGCCCA ATCTCCTGCAAGCCCAAAATCTTCTCACTCAACTACCTCAGAGCCAAGCCAACCTCCTACAGACTCCAACTATCACAATGGCTCCACAG GCGGCCGCTCCCACGCGGACCATAACTGCCACCCCCGGCCAGCTCCTCATCCACAGCCAGACCCCGCCCCCTAAGGGTCTGGGCACGCCCACTCTGGAGGACGCCAGTGATCTGGAAGAGCTGGAGATTTTCTCCAAGGCCTTCAAACAGAGGAGGATCAGACTGGGCTTCACACAG gGTGACGTGGGGCTGGCCATGGGGAAGCTGTATGGTAATGACTTCAGCCAGACCACCATCTCCCGCTTTGAAGCACTCAACCTGAGCTTCAAGAACATGTGCAAGCTGAAACCGCTGCTGGAGAAGTGGCTCAACGACGCAG AGAATGTGAGCTCAGagtccagccccagcctcagtcccCTGGGCTCTGGTCACGGGTCACCCAGCCTGGCGTCTGACCTCAATAGCCGGCGCCGCAAGAAGAGGACCAGCATCGACACCAATATCCGCGTGGCCCTGGAGAAGAGCTTCCTCCAG CAAAACCAGAAGCCGTCGTCAGACGAGATCTCCCTGATAGCAGACCAGCTgaacatggagaaggaggtgatCCGGGTGTGGTTCTGTAACCGCCGGCAGAAGGAGAAGAGGATCAATCCTCCCAGCAGCTCAGCTTTCCAGAAGTCCATCTTCTCGTCCCCTACTACTGCCAGCCTGGTGAACACTGTACCCCAGACCACTGTGACCGTCACCCCCTCTCTGCCTGTCACCAGCTTCAGCCTCACAG ACAGGACCCTAGCGTCAGCCACCGGCAACACAGCATCCGTCATCTCCAGCACCCCTACAGTCCCCTCTATGTCCCTCACACCCTCCTCCTCCGTGACAACCATGTCACAGCCAGCCGTTACCATGACGCAGGCGGGGCAGATGCTCTACAGCAACGGCGGCGGTCTGGCTGCAATGGCGGCTGCAGCGGCGGGAATCAGCCCGAGTCTCATGCCCTCATCGCAGTTCAACACAGG GGGGGCCTTACTGAACCTAACCACTGCAGGTTTTGGAGGAGCGCTCGCCACCATCCAAGGTGTGTTGAGTG CTCTGGCCTCCAGCGGGTCCTTccccatcaccaccctggacgggaACGGGAACCTGCTATTTGCCAACACCAGCATGCCTGGCTCCGCCCCCAGCATGGTGAACACGCCCCTCTTCCTGAACCCCCAGAGCCTGTCCTTATTGGGTAGTAACCCTGTCAGCTTCATCCCTGCCAGTGCCCTCAGCCTGCAACTCACCGCTGGCACCAATACTATCACCACGGCAACCACACCAGTCAACACCATCGTCAGAGCCTCTAAGGCCCAATGA
- the LOC115179450 gene encoding POU domain, class 2, transcription factor 1 isoform X4, with protein MADGGVMSQYESSGPDSIINLSVSSKSNMENGDIVKGVLTNGRDSQKQTVMSLTNAQSQALLQQLTLSPAQQQLFLQQAQAQLLAAAVQQHSASQTQNSSTTGAAISASAATPITTQLPLSQPIHITPLQQQGLQQFVLVQPGHSMATQLQPQFFISQTPQGQPSMFQYHNLLQAQNLLTQLPQSQANLLQTPTITMAPQAAAPTRTITATPGQLLIHSQTPPPKGLGTPTLEDASDLEELEIFSKAFKQRRIRLGFTQGDVGLAMGKLYGNDFSQTTISRFEALNLSFKNMCKLKPLLEKWLNDAENVSSESSPSLSPLGSGHGSPSLASDLNSRRRKKRTSIDTNIRVALEKSFLQQNQKPSSDEISLIADQLNMEKEVIRVWFCNRRQKEKRINPPSSSAFQKSIFSSPTTASLVNTVPQTTVTVTPSLPVTSFSLTDRTLASATGNTASVISSTPTVPSMSLTPSSSVTTMSQPAVTMTQAGQMLYSNGGGLAAMAAAAAGISPSLMPSSQFNTGGALLNLTTAGFGGALATIQGVLSALASSGSFPITTLDGNGNLLFANTSMPGSAPSMVNTPLFLNPQSLSLLGSNPVSFIPASALSLQLTAGTNTITTATTPVNTIVRASKAQ; from the exons ACTCGATAATCAACCTGTCAGTATCCAGTAAAAGCAACATGGAGAACGGGGACATAGTCAAAG GCGTGCTGACCAATGGCCGGGACTCTCAGAAGCAGACTGTCATGTCCCTCACCAATGCACAGTCACAGGCTCTGCTgcaacag tTGACCTTGTCTCCAGCGCAGCAGCAGCTGTTTCTCCAGCAGGCTCAGGCCCAGCTCCTTGCAGCAGCCGTTCAGCAGCACTCCGCCAGCCAGACCCAGAACAGCAGCACCACGGGGGCCGCCATCTCTGCCTCCGCAGCCACCCCCATCACCACCCAACTCCCACTGTCCCAGCCTATACACATCACTCCT ctCCAGCAGCAGGGCCTGCAGCAGTTTGTGTTGGTCCAGCCAGGTCATTCCATGGCCACCCAGCTTCAGCCTCAGTTCTTCATCTCCCAGACTCCACAGGGACAGCCCAGTATGTTTCAGTATCATA ATCTCCTGCAAGCCCAAAATCTTCTCACTCAACTACCTCAGAGCCAAGCCAACCTCCTACAGACTCCAACTATCACAATGGCTCCACAG GCGGCCGCTCCCACGCGGACCATAACTGCCACCCCCGGCCAGCTCCTCATCCACAGCCAGACCCCGCCCCCTAAGGGTCTGGGCACGCCCACTCTGGAGGACGCCAGTGATCTGGAAGAGCTGGAGATTTTCTCCAAGGCCTTCAAACAGAGGAGGATCAGACTGGGCTTCACACAG gGTGACGTGGGGCTGGCCATGGGGAAGCTGTATGGTAATGACTTCAGCCAGACCACCATCTCCCGCTTTGAAGCACTCAACCTGAGCTTCAAGAACATGTGCAAGCTGAAACCGCTGCTGGAGAAGTGGCTCAACGACGCAG AGAATGTGAGCTCAGagtccagccccagcctcagtcccCTGGGCTCTGGTCACGGGTCACCCAGCCTGGCGTCTGACCTCAATAGCCGGCGCCGCAAGAAGAGGACCAGCATCGACACCAATATCCGCGTGGCCCTGGAGAAGAGCTTCCTCCAG CAAAACCAGAAGCCGTCGTCAGACGAGATCTCCCTGATAGCAGACCAGCTgaacatggagaaggaggtgatCCGGGTGTGGTTCTGTAACCGCCGGCAGAAGGAGAAGAGGATCAATCCTCCCAGCAGCTCAGCTTTCCAGAAGTCCATCTTCTCGTCCCCTACTACTGCCAGCCTGGTGAACACTGTACCCCAGACCACTGTGACCGTCACCCCCTCTCTGCCTGTCACCAGCTTCAGCCTCACAG ACAGGACCCTAGCGTCAGCCACCGGCAACACAGCATCCGTCATCTCCAGCACCCCTACAGTCCCCTCTATGTCCCTCACACCCTCCTCCTCCGTGACAACCATGTCACAGCCAGCCGTTACCATGACGCAGGCGGGGCAGATGCTCTACAGCAACGGCGGCGGTCTGGCTGCAATGGCGGCTGCAGCGGCGGGAATCAGCCCGAGTCTCATGCCCTCATCGCAGTTCAACACAGG GGGGGCCTTACTGAACCTAACCACTGCAGGTTTTGGAGGAGCGCTCGCCACCATCCAAGGTGTGTTGAGTG CTCTGGCCTCCAGCGGGTCCTTccccatcaccaccctggacgggaACGGGAACCTGCTATTTGCCAACACCAGCATGCCTGGCTCCGCCCCCAGCATGGTGAACACGCCCCTCTTCCTGAACCCCCAGAGCCTGTCCTTATTGGGTAGTAACCCTGTCAGCTTCATCCCTGCCAGTGCCCTCAGCCTGCAACTCACCGCTGGCACCAATACTATCACCACGGCAACCACACCAGTCAACACCATCGTCAGAGCCTCTAAGGCCCAATGA